Proteins encoded together in one Hymenobacter monticola window:
- the hppD gene encoding 4-hydroxyphenylpyruvate dioxygenase, with the protein MQTMTSPDVQSAQAVDFLPLKGTDYVEFYVGNAKQSAYYYQAAFGYELVAYAGPETGLRDRASYVLQQGKIRLVLTTSLLPDSEITQHVAKHGDGVKVMALWVDDARSAWEETTKRGAKSAFEPYTLQDEHGSVTLSGIYTYGETIHTFVERTNYSGPFMPGYVAKSSGIPQGTPVGLIHVDHCVGNVGWGEMNQWVKFYEDVMGFKLLLTFDDEDISTEYSALMSKVMSNGNGYVKFPINEPAEGKKKSQIEEYLDFYHSPGVQHIAIATKDIRTTVTELRRRGVEFLTVPASYYEDLAERVGAIDEDIESLKALNLLVDRDDEGYLLQIFTKPVEDRPTVFYEIIQRKGAKSFGKGNFKALFESIEREQALRGNL; encoded by the coding sequence ATGCAAACCATGACCTCGCCCGACGTGCAAAGCGCCCAAGCCGTCGACTTTCTGCCGCTGAAAGGCACCGACTACGTAGAGTTTTACGTCGGCAACGCCAAGCAATCGGCCTACTACTACCAAGCCGCTTTCGGCTACGAGCTGGTGGCCTACGCCGGCCCCGAAACCGGCCTGCGCGACCGCGCCAGCTACGTGCTGCAGCAGGGCAAAATCCGGCTGGTGCTCACCACCTCCCTCCTGCCCGACTCGGAAATCACCCAGCACGTGGCCAAGCACGGCGACGGCGTGAAGGTGATGGCCCTGTGGGTGGACGACGCCCGCTCGGCCTGGGAAGAAACCACCAAGCGCGGCGCCAAGTCGGCCTTCGAGCCCTACACCCTGCAGGACGAGCACGGCTCCGTGACGCTCTCGGGCATCTATACCTACGGCGAAACCATCCACACCTTCGTGGAGCGCACCAACTACAGCGGCCCGTTCATGCCCGGCTACGTGGCCAAGAGCAGCGGCATTCCGCAGGGCACGCCGGTGGGCCTCATCCACGTCGACCACTGCGTGGGCAACGTAGGCTGGGGCGAAATGAATCAGTGGGTGAAGTTTTACGAGGACGTGATGGGCTTCAAGCTCCTGCTCACCTTCGATGATGAAGACATCTCGACCGAGTATTCGGCCCTGATGAGCAAGGTGATGAGCAACGGCAACGGCTACGTGAAATTCCCCATCAACGAGCCCGCCGAAGGCAAGAAAAAGTCGCAGATTGAAGAGTACCTCGACTTCTACCACTCGCCCGGCGTGCAGCACATTGCCATCGCCACCAAGGACATCCGCACGACCGTGACCGAGCTGCGCCGCCGCGGCGTGGAGTTCCTGACGGTGCCGGCCTCCTACTACGAAGACCTGGCCGAGCGCGTGGGCGCCATCGACGAAGACATTGAGTCGCTAAAAGCCCTGAACCTGCTCGTGGACCGCGACGACGAGGGCTACCTGCTCCAAATCTTCACCAAGCCCGTGGAAGACCGGCCCACGGTGTTCTACGAAATCATCCAGCGCAAAGGCGCCAAGAGCTTCGGCAAAGGCAACTTCAAGGCGCTGTTTGAGAGCATCGAGCGCGAGCAGGCCCTGCGGGGGAATTTGTAA
- a CDS encoding phospho-sugar mutase, giving the protein MPLTPEVQQSINNWLTPAYDADTQAAIRQLQADGQDDQLTDAFYRTLEFGTGGLRGIMGPGSNRMNRYTLGMATQGLCNYLLQSFPGQQIKVAIAHDSRNNSRAFAEIAAGVFSANGIVVYLFEALRPTPELSFAIRELGCQSGCVITASHNPKEYNGYKVYWNDGSQVVAPHDQNIIAEVNKITSPTEVKFEADPSKIISIGADIDARYFAAAKQLSIDPAAIQRQHDLNIVYTPIHGSGVTLVPGLLREFGFTNVNVLQAQATPDGNFPTVQSPNPEEKSAMQLALDQAKATNADIVLATDPDADRVGVGVKNDKGEWVLLNGNQTAAVLTNYLLSARHRAGQSTAQDYIVYTIVTSEVLGDIARAYNVTSYQTLTGFKYIAGLIREKEGRETYIGGGEESYGFLIGDFVRDKDAISACALVAEMAAVAKDKGRTLYQEMVDMYAQYGLYVEDLISLTKKGQRGAEEIQEMMASLRANPPATIAGLKVVEIRDYKTGRIHNLSTGLATDTGVESSNVLQFLTEDGSKISARPSGTEPKIKFYFSVKQPMKSTVDFDLAQRLAHEKIQAIIADMKLQ; this is encoded by the coding sequence ATGCCTCTCACCCCCGAAGTTCAGCAATCCATCAACAACTGGCTCACGCCCGCCTACGACGCCGACACTCAAGCCGCCATCCGCCAGTTGCAGGCCGACGGCCAGGACGACCAGCTCACCGACGCCTTCTACCGCACTCTCGAATTTGGAACGGGTGGCCTGCGCGGCATCATGGGCCCGGGCTCGAACCGCATGAACCGCTACACGCTGGGCATGGCCACGCAGGGCCTGTGCAACTATTTGCTTCAGAGCTTCCCCGGCCAGCAAATCAAGGTGGCTATTGCGCACGACTCGCGCAACAACAGCCGCGCCTTCGCCGAAATTGCAGCGGGTGTTTTCTCCGCCAATGGCATTGTTGTTTACCTGTTTGAGGCCCTGCGCCCCACGCCCGAGCTGTCGTTCGCTATCCGGGAGTTGGGTTGCCAGAGCGGCTGTGTGATAACGGCTTCGCACAACCCCAAGGAGTACAACGGCTATAAGGTGTACTGGAACGACGGCTCGCAGGTGGTGGCTCCACACGACCAGAACATCATTGCCGAAGTCAACAAAATCACCAGCCCCACGGAGGTAAAATTCGAGGCCGACCCGTCGAAAATCATTAGCATCGGCGCCGATATTGATGCGCGGTATTTCGCCGCCGCCAAGCAGCTGAGCATCGACCCAGCCGCCATTCAGCGGCAGCACGATTTGAACATCGTGTACACGCCCATCCACGGCTCGGGCGTGACGCTGGTGCCCGGCTTGCTGCGCGAGTTCGGCTTCACGAACGTGAACGTGCTCCAGGCCCAGGCCACGCCGGATGGCAACTTTCCCACCGTGCAGTCGCCAAACCCGGAGGAGAAAAGCGCCATGCAACTTGCGCTGGACCAGGCCAAAGCCACCAACGCCGACATCGTGCTGGCCACCGACCCCGACGCCGACCGCGTGGGCGTGGGCGTGAAAAACGACAAGGGCGAGTGGGTGCTGCTCAACGGCAACCAGACGGCCGCTGTGCTCACCAACTACCTGCTTTCGGCCCGGCACCGCGCCGGCCAGAGCACTGCGCAGGACTACATTGTGTACACCATCGTGACAAGCGAGGTGCTGGGCGATATTGCCCGCGCCTACAACGTGACGAGCTACCAGACCCTCACCGGCTTTAAATACATCGCCGGCCTCATCCGCGAGAAGGAAGGCCGTGAAACCTACATCGGCGGCGGCGAGGAAAGCTACGGCTTCCTCATCGGCGATTTCGTGCGCGACAAGGACGCCATTTCGGCCTGCGCGCTGGTGGCCGAAATGGCCGCCGTGGCCAAAGACAAGGGCCGCACCCTCTACCAGGAAATGGTGGACATGTACGCCCAGTACGGACTTTATGTGGAGGACCTGATTTCGCTCACCAAAAAAGGCCAGCGCGGCGCCGAGGAAATCCAGGAAATGATGGCCAGCCTGCGCGCCAACCCGCCCGCCACCATCGCCGGCCTGAAAGTGGTAGAAATCCGCGACTACAAAACCGGCCGCATCCACAACCTCAGCACCGGCTTGGCCACCGACACCGGCGTGGAAAGCTCCAACGTGCTTCAGTTCCTCACCGAAGACGGCAGCAAAATCTCGGCCCGCCCCAGCGGCACCGAGCCCAAAATCAAGTTCTATTTCAGCGTGAAGCAGCCCATGAAATCAACCGTTGATTTTGACTTGGCGCAGCGGCTGGCGCACGAGAAGATTCAGGCGATAATTGCCGATATGAAACTGCAGTAA